The segment aaaatgtatttaatggcaatgtctttgattctgaagattCAGGGTGAACACAGTggttcacatgactatgcaaacccaatattgacctgcatattttgccaaatctaatgcagacaaagcatgggtttatttaagttttctttttgtcttctgcacctgtctttggccacattattaaatataaagctaATCAGTTTCTGTAACAGATCtatgttttaataaaaagtatgtgTAATTCCTAAGCCATAAAatcctaaacaaaaaaaaaaaaagaaactacttaCTTTGCCCAATCCAATTTTCTCTCCTTCTGGTGATATCATGCTTAATATGTCATTTGTAAATTGAATCTCTTCCTCtgtagttaaaaaataaatttaataaattacttgTATTTTTTCAAGTTTTGAGTTAGAAAATATGAAGACACTATTAAGCTACTATAAATATACCAGGTGGAAGTCCCTCAACCACAGCAAACTCTAGTCTGTGTATAGCATCAAAACATTTACGTAAATGTGGTTGCACAGCCAATGGGTTTTGAGTCTGTGCAAGTATTTCAAGTAGTTCATCATTGGAGAGAAAGTAGAACCTTAGAAGAGACAGAAATTTATGCCGTCTACAAATATTATTTGGACAAAAATACAATCTAatctcttctaaaaaaaatactagctcaCTTTCTTAGCTATTACATCTATAGGTAACTCAAAGCTcccaaagttgttgttttttatattctgcattttaaaaagtttgtttaaatgagaaaattggaccaaaaaattatttaaattataaagcaAAGGAAGCATTCTATTTGGGAAAAAAGATTCAAAATTTAAATTGCTTGTGAATACTCTAAAATAAATCTTAAGctaagtaattgtttttttgaagaaaatttCTTGACATAAAGAAGagacatttctttaaataaagattttagtGTACAGTTTGTACCTATGTGTTAACTTAATCATTCATGTTAGTGTTAGGTTATGTTAATTAGAGCATTAACCAAGTCATTGATTCTATTAGTGCATGTAATCTAACCTAAAGCTTAACAATAATTTCTGTCTATAGCTAAGCTTAAACCTTGCCTTGGAAATGTAACACGCTTTGTTTCCAGGTAGGCTTCAAGACATTTCAGAATTGTATCCAATAATTCATTGTTATATTCAAATGTTTCCCAGAGACCTGTAAAGATTTCATTACTTTTAATgtagaaatgtttcatttaaatatttgtttatgttttgttcaaATACTTCCTAAAGttactgaaatagaaaaaaaaaataaaaaatgtaatgacatTTTGACACCTTCAATAGAATCAGACAACAGATTTCTCAAACCCTGTTCCTACATTTTGATACTTGCTCTACAATTTAAATGGTTGCACTACAATAATGAACTTGAAGATTAAGAGCCATAATCATAatcagtaatatatatatatacaatgtaaATATTACCATAGCTTTGATTatatcaatgaaataaatatttattatgtagGGCTAAGAAGTAAAAATTGAACTGAAAACAAACCTGGCTGTGTTCCATTACGTATAGGAGTTTTCTTTACTCTCCTCATAATTTCCTTGTAAGATCTGTCAACTTCAACAAACAGTTTGGCCTCCACTGGAAGCTGCCTCTGAATATCAGGGGCACTAAAAATTGATTCTAAATATAGCCATGTCCTCTGACAGTTGATCCATGATTCCtggaaaataaatctatttcatAATGAGATGGCACAATTAAAGACAGGGGAAAGAAACTGCAATCCATGGAACAAGGATCTAGGATAGTAGTATAATGAATTGGGATAAAATGGGGTAGCAAAAAGTTTGATAGAATAAAAGACAGTTTAAATGGATTTAAACTGTAATGGaggtctgtggcattttacgtctcgagaaacGATCTTTTCCATTCGCatcttcttgtgtgactaaagaggccaatccttgacttttttcaaagacattactgtcagagatggagtgacctctccattgctgggggaaagcctgggcggtaaatttgcgagtgctgggctgcccaaACGTCAGCACACGCCTCTCTAACGGAGGTAAGAGGTGTTGAAATAGACAAAAagcaattgaaaaaaataggaccttaatattttaagaaaataaacagGATTTAAATTGTATGTAAGAAggtataaaaataacaataacatagTTGGaaagcaattgaaaaaaaaaaaaaagaaaaagaggacgGGATTGAAGAGttatatcagtgtttcccaactGTGTTCTacgaggtctgaataggtgttccatgaactactggaataattaactagtaggcctaacTCTAACCTctcttaaaaaataagcaaagtgttcctctaaatactcagaatgtaaaAGTGTCCATTTAtgaaaaagtttggaaaacatTGAGTTAGATTAACGGAAGTGTACACATTgatctttcagatcttgcaatctatagagcagatgatataaagttcatcAGTTTCTCTGTTCAGTacttaatgagggtgtcatgtcacCAGCACAACAAACAACTCTCTTTACATTTCTCAACGAATgagttagagttgggtggactctggtGCATCATACATAAttcaaattcccagtcttcaccaagatttgaatcAGAGACCTCttggtttagaagccaagtgtTTCACCAATCAGCCACCATGGCCTCTGAATATCAACTGGAAAACCAAAAATATACAGAGGCAACAAACATGGTTAATACAGGGCAggaaacttaataaaatatatatttaacatcGGATGGAGGAACCCTTGGGAGAAACAACAAAGTGAAAGACTTTCTAAACTTTTAATACTTCATTacgaataataataatctttattatccgtaaggaaatttgtcttacaatttgtgcattacaccaaacaaaaaacattataactataagaaaccaaagtgtacattctaAACTTCTAACTACTTACCAAAGTCTTATTAAATAAACTGAGACTAGCTGCCCATTCTTCCACTTTGGTTTTAATGGGACCTACATGTCTTGATGACTGAATGGTCTGGATGTTAATGTTACTATCATCTAACAGTTGTTGAATCTCATCTGTGCTCCCAATTATATAGACATCTTTCTGATCTTTGTAAGGCAGTACAGGGAACTCCACATGCTTGGATGCATCCACCACCTGAGCAAGATATTGAGACATAAGTTTCCTATTGTTTTAAGTGGAATTTACCAAAACAATGAATTACTAATTGtaaatttatctttttcaaTGTATTATTCTACATGTCGTGAGGTATATCTACTTACATTAGCACAACACAACATGTATTAAAATTCACTGATTCAAGTCGACTTAACagatatacatttattaaaataaaacaacagttCATAATATACTGGCAATTTCAGCCATCAAGAAATCACATGTAATACTTCACATAAACTGATAATGTAGTCCAATAGAATTCCTTGAATACTTATAACATCTATCTTCTTTCCTAGTCCATGGCGTCTAATGATTTCTGACCATGTGGTCAACTCTCAGAACGAGACTTATTACCCACCATTCAACTGTGGACCCTTGTTTCAGACgtgaaaaataataaacactataaatcatatttaattagtgattCCTGACTAGTGCATGTCACAATAGCTATAAAACAATGATGTGACACTAATCAATACCATAGTCACTAACTTTAAAATAGAGTGTGTTTGTTAAAGTAAGGTCTCCAAAAGGTGTATATGAAGTCACCAAagttggtttttaaaaaagtcaataaGGGTGGTTAAAATAAGGTTGTCAAAGGTGCTTTAAAAATAGTATCATGATGCATTCATTAGCCTACTATAAGAATTATGAAGTAGTCAACAATCATGATTAGAATTTGGACTAAATGTAAAACACTTACAAATCTAAGATAATTTTCATCTTAATAATGAATTgtctaaaaaaatgcaaaacaatgGTAGATCTTTAATACTAgtgttaaattactttttttagaaTGGCTTCCAGAGCTGCCTGTGAGGACGCCATGCCAGCTATCTCCATCATTTCTTCAGACTTGTCAAATGCATCAATCTCAATCAACAGGCCAAGTGTTAGAGGCTCATCTttgataaatttataattcaatgcTTCCTGGATCAAGTCCCAGTGCCTTTTTTTAAGATGTGGGTTTCTGATGTCAGTTATTACCTGAAGCTGTGAGTACATGcaataacaaaagttttttaagatgtGGGTTTCTCATGTCAGTTACTACCTGATGCTGTGAGTACATGTAATAACAAAAGTTTTTGCTCGACCATTTGTCAAGAGTAAGAATAAAATGAATTCAAGAATTGTACAATTTACCAACAGTCTAGTTAACACACCACTTTTGtaatgagaagaaaaaaaaactttaaattttaattgtgCTGTTCAAATTTTGGAAGTCTTATCAAAAAGAAATTTGCATTTAAATTTCATTGAACTTTATTGTTTTGTACCTTACACTAGCCTGCAATCACTCTCTGATTCTATATGTTCTATCAACTTCCACCCTTTCTTAATATTAAACTATTCACATTTAGTCAACTGTTgtactttatatttttaatgtttaattttaatagacCAATTAAATAACTCAAATATGTGTGAAATTTATAAGACTGCTTGAATGTGTCCTACAACTTCCTAAATGTAggtctacatgactagattgacacatgggtattggtctacatgactagattgacacatgggcattggtctacatgactagattgacacatgggcattggtctacatgactagattgacacatgggtattggtctacatgactagattgacacatgggcattggtctacatgactagattgacacatgggcattggtctacatgactagattgacacatgggtattggtctacatgactagattgacacatgggtattggtctacatgactagattgacacatgggtattggtctacatgactagattgacacatgggtattggtctacatgactagattgacacatgggcaTTGGTCTGGAGAAAGCCTCAAAAAATAATTGGTTTTGGGAGAAGAGATGGGTGCCACCAAGGCCTACCAAACCCAATAACATGCTATGACAATGAAACTATTGAAAATCTCAAGCTGTCAACAATAACCTTACTTCCTACTGAAATGCTACTGAGACACACTCTAAAACAATTTATATTGTGGTAACAACAAAGGAAACATCCAAACGTATACCTGAAATCTAGTGTAACATAGCTAAAAACTTCACATCTAAATGTATcatgacaaaaatattttatgtgttaaataaaaaatctaaatgaaGCAAACCTAATTGAGGAATTACGCCTCTAATAAACAGAAAACAAACACCTACTCTCTGTTTCATAACTTCAACTTTCTTCTTCAACATGCTGACCACATCATTGGGTGGTAGACCTTTCTCTAGCATCTGAACCGTCTTCAGGTATTTCATAGTGGTGGAGGTCACCTCCTCTGGTTCCAAGTTCATGAATGGAACCTGGTAGCACACACAACCAAAGAAATAATTCATACACAATTCTAaaagtgttttattgttttattgcaaatatatatttttttatgtttaaaatcttATAAACTACAGCAATACTTGCAATATGCATGTCTAATATAATGATTTCAATAAATGCAAGCACTTGGTGCTAaacctagatatatatatatatatatatatatatatatatatatatatatatatatatatatatatatatataatgtcacTAAAAATTAATGTAAGAAATATAAGGgcttacaattattattattaaaataaacaagggAAACATAGGGGCAGGGCACCTAACAGTAAAGTGCTTAGATTCTTAACAGTCATATGCAGACATTCATTTTATAGATTACCCTTTTCACAATAAGATGAACATGCTTATAGAAAACCCTATTAGATCAATACTAGGGTTTCCTATATGTAGCagtaaatctttttatttaacaatacaatggttttgtttttacacagCTTTCCTAATTTTCAGTTTAAACAGAATTATCTTTACAAAGACATCTGATAAATGAAAGACACTGCCGTGACCTTCTTATTAGaaccaaaaagaaaatgcaTCTACCACTCGTTAATATCTATCCTTATGACTTTGAATAGATGAACAGCTGCTCCACATGTTATCAATGaacttaaaatgttttctaaagTCTGGTCAAAAGTCAGTTTACTGTGTAGGCGTATGTGCATGTTATAgggaagatatatatatatatatatatatatatatatatatatatatatatatatatatatatatatatatatatatatagagagagagagagagagagagagagagagatttaaatATGACCAGCAGATAAACCTGGAGCTTTGATAGGCGTGTAGCTGAAATAGTGTTGTATTAGGTAGATAGGCCTGGAGtcaaattattatataaataagcCCATGAAAAGTGCTGTATTAGTTAAACAGGCCTGGAGTGAAAATAGAGctgtattaattaaataacacTAATACAGTTAGATTGGCCGTAATTCGAGCCATGATAGGGCTGTATTAGATGTGCCTGGAGTTATGATAGGGCTGTATAAAACTATATAAAAGTTTGATAGGCCAGGAGCCATGAAAGGGCTCTAGTTTATTAGTTAGATTGTCTTGTAGTAGATATAGTACTAGTTGTACTACATCTAAAGTTCTATTCTAGGTTATTATAGATCATATGATTAGTCATTAGATTGACTGCATCAAAATGTTACAATCAGTGTTGAGTCAGTAACAACGAAATTCattgaaatgtatttctataatctagactaataattaataaatactaaaatagtagatctaattaCCAATAGGcaatactagattctagatctagtataatacAATAATGACTAATGGTAATATAATAGAGTGTAAtagatctctagactctagGTCTAGCCAGCCTAGGTCTAAGCAGGGAATTGGCCAATCGACTGGCTAGACTAGAGACtacactagattctagatctagactagagtcactagactgactagacaaGATCAGATTAGATTATGATTAGTCTGATTAGATCATTAGACTAGTCctctagtctctagatctaggtctagattgactcgattctagatctagattctagagtattctagacctagacctaaGACTAGTAAGACTACTCTCCTCACTTAGACAGTAGAGTCTAGTCCTCTagactaagatctagatctagaatctagatgtcatgTAGCTAGTACTCTACGTCTCTAGAGAGGCAGAGACTCAAAATAAGACTACTCTCCTCACTTAGACAGTCACAGTCAGTAGTGTAGAGTCTAGTCCTCTcgactaagatctagatctagatctagaatctagatgtagctAGTACTCTACGTCTCTATGATCGATCTAGTCTTGTGAGGGTGTAATTTTTTGACTAAGACTTTCggtgttgtttttataaatattgcTATCGCCACTCACATTCAATGATAACGTAGCTAGAACTGCACAAATGTTGAACATGTGTAGCAGACGCCATGCTTGTTTATATTACGATCTGTGACAGATTCTAtatatagacctagatatatatagattagaCTTCAAGGAAGAATAAATATGGCCGGATTGTGATGCAGgccaaatattatttattacaacattaaaaataaaatcgagTATCACATAAgtaaaggttttgtttttgttctagacCTAGCGCGGCTAGTCGCTAGAGCTACATCTATTAAAATGATCAAATACTGAATGAGAGAACATTATCAtggcaactttttaaaacaaggttacaaagacagtttgtgaggAAACACAAAATC is part of the Biomphalaria glabrata chromosome 2, xgBioGlab47.1, whole genome shotgun sequence genome and harbors:
- the LOC129924405 gene encoding dynein axonemal heavy chain 6-like isoform X1, whose translation is MEPIIYNSKNLIDRALSGRDAILVKFNKCAEKDGQTYLSEAKNVFEKMQNPMLLDPKADREEVRQYLNDLLEQMESVQQKSKALKDRQKELKVPFMNLEPEEVTSTTMKYLKTVQMLEKGLPPNDVVSMLKKKVEVMKQRLQVITDIRNPHLKKRHWDLIQEALNYKFIKDEPLTLGLLIEIDAFDKSEEMMEIAGMASSQAALEAILKKVVDASKHVEFPVLPYKDQKDVYIIGSTDEIQQLLDDSNINIQTIQSSRHVGPIKTKVEEWAASLSLFNKTLESWINCQRTWLYLESIFSAPDIQRQLPVEAKLFVEVDRSYKEIMRRVKKTPIRNGTQPGLWETFEYNNELLDTILKCLEAYLETKRVTFPRFYFLSNDELLEILAQTQNPLAVQPHLRKCFDAIHRLEFAVVEGLPPEEEIQFTNDILSMISPEGEKIGLGKVSSFFFFFCLGFYGLGITHTFY
- the LOC129924405 gene encoding dynein axonemal heavy chain 6-like isoform X2 — encoded protein: MFNICAVLATLSLNVPFMNLEPEEVTSTTMKYLKTVQMLEKGLPPNDVVSMLKKKVEVMKQRLQVITDIRNPHLKKRHWDLIQEALNYKFIKDEPLTLGLLIEIDAFDKSEEMMEIAGMASSQAALEAILKKVVDASKHVEFPVLPYKDQKDVYIIGSTDEIQQLLDDSNINIQTIQSSRHVGPIKTKVEEWAASLSLFNKTLESWINCQRTWLYLESIFSAPDIQRQLPVEAKLFVEVDRSYKEIMRRVKKTPIRNGTQPGLWETFEYNNELLDTILKCLEAYLETKRVTFPRFYFLSNDELLEILAQTQNPLAVQPHLRKCFDAIHRLEFAVVEGLPPEEEIQFTNDILSMISPEGEKIGLGKVSSFFFFFCLGFYGLGITHTFY